The proteins below are encoded in one region of Magnetospirillum sp. XM-1:
- a CDS encoding Mov34/MPN/PAD-1 family protein has product MLPAVFGDESDIASLSTMRARALATALAAGEIAGARLIAVYHRPGLSTLHAELDVAVSQVRAKDIRPTEDVAIAFDDADQSWPYVHAMRADFPTDLAHLTCNEPGFPVGLCISEDPFDDVKPHWTAPRFVRHLQSWFERAAEDTLHADDQGLDPVMLHRDGELIVPHRLVTSADDVPVHAYQLADSGVFFLEEPGARQGGVPLKPEFVCARMLAPPRQHGVLFLQMPRTLKALIDRLEQFGWPSCRAEVAKQIQDWRYAEHGGLKPLFLVTFPLLRNLGDAEPETYATWAVASANTVEQIAIDLGIAASGEGLTGTVIGDWTSPEATGGAATPLWHLNPRNTLSPEAASVYNNRLEASSRRTVVIGAGALGSQVLANAMKAGFLPTQVIDHDRMMPHNIARHVLGREAIGWEKATAMTLVARATLDTDSYPEPIVADVLRPGDNEPKLVAALEAADLVVDLSASPAVSAALAADARFGAPRLSMFLNPSGTDLVVLAEVRSRTIPLDHLEAQYYWAVATDERLSGHLRSNERVRYGRSCRDLSGRISQAHVATLSGIASEMLLRAANGGDLPAAAIWRCDPETMSVARLELAVEPMRAMPVGEWTIHLAPSLVRELAAKRTKKLPRETGGCLLGTWNVERGVIHVVGSLSAPPDSKEKPSSFVRGYIGQEAAVAAVAEKTAGMLSYVGEWHSHPPGTSTDPSEDDVALYGWLDEHMADEGYPAVMLIVGDGGDLTLVVSGTPPVPLGVG; this is encoded by the coding sequence ATGCTGCCCGCCGTGTTCGGCGACGAGTCGGACATCGCCTCCTTGTCCACTATGCGCGCCAGGGCCTTGGCAACGGCCCTGGCCGCGGGCGAGATCGCCGGGGCCAGGCTCATCGCCGTGTATCATCGTCCGGGCCTCTCGACTCTCCACGCCGAGTTGGACGTGGCGGTCAGCCAAGTCCGCGCCAAGGACATCCGCCCCACCGAAGACGTCGCCATCGCATTCGACGACGCCGACCAGAGCTGGCCGTACGTCCACGCCATGCGCGCCGACTTCCCGACCGACCTAGCCCACCTGACCTGCAACGAGCCGGGCTTCCCCGTCGGCCTGTGCATCAGCGAAGACCCGTTTGACGACGTGAAGCCTCACTGGACGGCGCCACGGTTCGTCCGGCACCTCCAATCCTGGTTCGAGCGCGCCGCAGAGGACACGCTGCACGCGGACGACCAGGGCCTCGACCCCGTCATGCTCCACCGGGACGGCGAACTGATCGTCCCCCATCGCCTGGTGACGTCAGCGGACGATGTGCCCGTGCACGCCTACCAGCTCGCGGACAGCGGGGTCTTCTTCCTGGAGGAGCCGGGCGCCCGCCAGGGCGGCGTTCCCTTGAAGCCCGAGTTCGTCTGCGCGCGTATGTTGGCGCCGCCCCGGCAGCACGGGGTGCTGTTTCTCCAGATGCCGCGCACCCTGAAGGCGCTGATTGATCGGCTGGAGCAGTTCGGCTGGCCGAGCTGCCGCGCCGAGGTGGCGAAGCAGATCCAAGACTGGCGCTACGCCGAACACGGCGGGCTGAAGCCGCTGTTCCTGGTGACCTTCCCGCTGCTGCGCAACTTGGGCGACGCGGAACCGGAGACGTACGCCACCTGGGCCGTCGCCTCTGCCAACACCGTCGAGCAGATCGCCATCGACCTCGGGATCGCAGCCTCCGGGGAAGGGCTCACTGGAACCGTCATCGGCGACTGGACGTCTCCGGAGGCGACGGGCGGCGCGGCAACGCCTCTGTGGCACCTCAACCCGCGCAACACGCTCTCCCCCGAGGCCGCGTCGGTTTACAACAACCGCCTCGAGGCATCGTCGCGCCGAACCGTGGTCATCGGCGCCGGCGCTCTCGGATCGCAGGTGCTGGCCAACGCGATGAAGGCCGGGTTCCTGCCCACCCAGGTCATCGACCACGACCGGATGATGCCGCACAACATCGCCCGCCACGTCCTGGGACGCGAGGCCATCGGCTGGGAAAAGGCGACGGCGATGACGCTGGTGGCCCGCGCCACCCTGGACACCGACAGCTATCCGGAGCCCATCGTCGCCGACGTCCTTCGACCAGGCGACAACGAGCCGAAGCTGGTTGCCGCCCTCGAGGCGGCGGATCTGGTCGTCGACCTGTCTGCGTCGCCCGCCGTCTCCGCCGCATTGGCGGCGGACGCACGGTTTGGTGCGCCCCGGCTGTCCATGTTCCTCAACCCATCGGGGACCGACCTCGTCGTGCTGGCGGAAGTCCGCAGTCGCACCATCCCCCTCGACCACTTGGAGGCCCAATACTACTGGGCCGTCGCCACCGACGAGAGGCTGTCCGGCCACCTGCGCTCGAACGAGCGCGTCCGGTACGGACGCTCGTGCCGCGATCTGTCGGGCCGCATCAGCCAGGCCCACGTCGCCACGCTGTCTGGCATCGCGTCCGAGATGCTGTTGAGGGCGGCGAACGGCGGCGACCTGCCCGCCGCAGCCATATGGCGGTGCGACCCGGAGACCATGTCGGTGGCCCGGTTGGAGCTCGCGGTCGAGCCGATGCGGGCCATGCCGGTCGGCGAATGGACCATTCACCTCGCCCCGTCCCTCGTCCGCGAACTCGCTGCGAAGCGTACGAAGAAACTGCCCAGGGAGACTGGGGGGTGCCTGTTGGGAACGTGGAACGTCGAGCGCGGCGTCATCCATGTGGTCGGCAGCCTGTCGGCGCCGCCGGACAGCAAGGAGAAGCCAAGCTCGTTCGTGCGGGGCTACATCGGACAGGAAGCCGCCGTCGCGGCCGTCGCCGAAAAGACGGCGGGCATGCTCAGCTACGTCGGCGAGTGGCATTCCCATCCGCCGGGAACGTCCACTGACCCGTCAGAGGACGACGTCGCCCTGTACGGCTGGCTGGACGAGCACATGGCGGACGAGGGCTACCCGGCGGTAATGCTCATCGTCGGCGACGGAGGCGACCTCACACTTGTGGTCAGCGGGACTCCGCCGGTTCCCCTTGGGGTGGGCTAA
- a CDS encoding patatin-like phospholipase family protein has product MKISLALSGGGSRAAIFHLGALKRLAVAGLLEDVAKLSTVSGGSLVAALVFSHNGHQWPTSERFLTAVYPELRTILSDTDLFTPGIVLRSPAHWFRRARLLAALLESRWGVRGKLADLPVSPIWFINTTCLRTGKNWRFTQDGMGDWRFGWHYTPPFSLAEAAAASAAVPYVIGALKLRLPREGWWRRDPATKEPVQSIGVTAPTVELWDGGAYENLGLEPIYKPRGDIGGGDSEFVLVSDAGGPLSDDPSWTEMLRGNLSVPRLFDIASDQIRSLRSRMFIQDVEAGRVDGSLLRIGNSTRQLDVSIKKRAWRADYGPYLSDQDAKRASQFPTGLKRTGTDSFDLVARHGYEVADATLNGYGKLLIESVPWGDAQAAVSPPQGEPAESR; this is encoded by the coding sequence ATGAAGATAAGCCTGGCGTTATCGGGTGGAGGATCTCGAGCGGCAATCTTCCACCTCGGTGCCCTGAAGCGGCTTGCCGTCGCTGGGTTGTTGGAAGATGTTGCAAAGCTGTCGACAGTGTCCGGCGGCAGTCTCGTGGCAGCGCTTGTGTTCAGCCACAACGGCCATCAGTGGCCGACGTCAGAGCGGTTTCTGACTGCGGTCTATCCTGAACTCCGCACCATCCTCAGCGATACCGACCTTTTCACTCCCGGCATCGTCCTCCGCTCCCCGGCCCATTGGTTCCGGCGCGCCAGGCTGCTGGCGGCCCTGCTCGAAAGCAGGTGGGGCGTCCGGGGCAAGCTGGCGGATCTGCCCGTTTCCCCAATTTGGTTTATCAACACGACCTGCCTGCGCACAGGCAAAAACTGGAGGTTCACCCAGGACGGCATGGGCGACTGGCGGTTCGGTTGGCATTACACCCCGCCGTTCTCGCTGGCCGAGGCGGCGGCCGCGTCCGCGGCGGTCCCCTATGTCATCGGGGCGCTGAAGCTGCGTCTGCCGAGGGAAGGCTGGTGGCGACGCGACCCGGCCACAAAGGAGCCCGTGCAGAGCATCGGCGTAACGGCTCCGACGGTGGAGCTATGGGACGGCGGCGCCTACGAGAACCTGGGGCTGGAGCCGATTTACAAGCCGAGGGGAGATATCGGAGGCGGCGACAGCGAATTCGTACTTGTGTCCGACGCCGGCGGCCCGCTATCAGATGACCCGTCCTGGACGGAGATGCTGCGGGGCAACCTGTCGGTTCCGCGCCTGTTTGACATCGCCTCCGACCAGATCCGCAGCCTCCGCAGCCGCATGTTCATCCAGGACGTCGAAGCCGGACGGGTCGACGGGTCGCTGCTGCGCATCGGCAACTCAACGCGCCAGTTGGACGTCAGCATCAAGAAGCGAGCATGGCGGGCCGATTACGGCCCTTACCTCAGCGACCAGGACGCCAAGCGTGCCAGCCAGTTCCCGACGGGGCTGAAGCGGACGGGGACGGACAGCTTCGACCTCGTGGCCCGCCACGGCTACGAGGTCGCCGACGCGACGCTGAACGGCTACGGCAAGCTCCTGATTGAGAGCGTCCCCTGGGGCGACGCCCAGGCCGCCGTTAGCCCACCCCAAGGGGAACCGGCGGAGTCCCGCTGA
- a CDS encoding Y-family DNA polymerase, with protein sequence MVTIKDFYASCERVFDPSLEGRPVVVLSGNDGCAIARSAEAKALGIEMGEPAFKLRRFEKDGLVMLSSNFPLYGDMSARVMSVLATFSPGIEVYSIDEAFLDLSGMPQGDMTPWCREVKATVQRWTGIPISVGVGSTKTLAKKSKKADGALDLTADPAWLEPALKRTPVGDVWGIGRQFAAKCGVEGIRTAWDLSQRPDGWIRKAMGAVGLRTVMELRGIPVLDLEVDAGDRKSACVSRTFGEAVEDLDSVKDAVAEFAGRAAARLRRDGLLAGAVQAFAMTDRFRKDEPQASIGLTLPLSPASNATPAITALALSAIERSFRPGYRWRKAGVLLLDLVRPEDVPADLFAPPAPVRSDALMKAVDELSDRMGRGAIGFGLRSEDAAWRARSGNRSPSWTTRWEDLPVVKA encoded by the coding sequence ATGGTCACCATAAAAGACTTCTACGCAAGCTGCGAGCGGGTTTTCGACCCGTCTCTCGAAGGCCGCCCGGTTGTGGTCCTGAGTGGGAACGACGGCTGCGCCATCGCCCGCAGCGCCGAGGCCAAGGCCCTGGGCATCGAGATGGGAGAACCGGCCTTCAAGCTCCGGCGGTTCGAGAAGGACGGCCTGGTGATGCTGTCGTCCAACTTCCCGCTCTATGGCGACATGTCGGCCCGGGTGATGTCGGTGCTGGCCACCTTCTCGCCGGGCATCGAGGTGTATTCCATCGACGAGGCCTTCCTCGATCTGTCGGGAATGCCGCAGGGGGACATGACGCCCTGGTGCCGGGAGGTGAAGGCGACGGTCCAGCGTTGGACAGGCATCCCGATCTCGGTCGGTGTCGGCTCGACCAAGACGCTGGCCAAGAAATCGAAGAAGGCGGACGGCGCGCTCGATCTCACGGCCGATCCGGCCTGGCTCGAACCGGCCCTGAAGCGCACGCCGGTGGGAGATGTCTGGGGCATAGGCCGCCAGTTCGCCGCCAAGTGCGGCGTGGAGGGCATCCGCACGGCCTGGGACTTGTCCCAGCGGCCGGACGGATGGATCCGCAAGGCGATGGGCGCCGTGGGCTTGCGGACCGTCATGGAGCTGCGCGGCATCCCCGTCCTGGATCTCGAGGTGGATGCCGGGGACCGGAAGTCGGCCTGCGTCTCGCGCACCTTCGGCGAGGCCGTCGAGGATCTGGATTCCGTGAAGGATGCCGTGGCGGAGTTCGCTGGCCGCGCCGCCGCCCGCCTGCGCCGGGATGGACTGCTGGCCGGGGCCGTCCAGGCCTTCGCCATGACCGATCGCTTCCGCAAGGACGAACCGCAGGCCTCCATTGGATTGACCCTGCCCCTGTCCCCGGCATCGAACGCGACGCCGGCAATCACCGCCCTCGCGCTGAGCGCCATCGAGCGCTCGTTCCGTCCAGGATACCGCTGGCGCAAGGCCGGCGTACTGCTGCTGGATCTCGTCCGGCCCGAGGATGTGCCGGCGGACCTGTTCGCTCCGCCTGCGCCCGTGCGTTCCGATGCGCTGATGAAGGCAGTCGACGAGCTGTCGGACCGCATGGGCCGCGGCGCCATCGGCTTCGGCCTCCGGTCGGAGGATGCCGCCTGGCGCGCCCGCTCCGGCAACCGCTCGCCGTCCTGGACGACGCGCTGGGAGGACCTGCCGGTGGTCAAGGCATAG
- a CDS encoding metallophosphoesterase, translating into MDSIIYALGDIHGCSDLLRERLHAIHAHAAGHGIFRPRLVLLGDYGDRGPDTKGVLDILTGPESSCFDLVPLLGNHDAALIAILRGGDPSADWLHEEGGHATMDSYGPCLRSRNLRIAARKLREAVPAAHRVFLSDLHLSWRCGRWFFCHAGIDPALPLDEQSHSALVYGHPGWIACMRSAAGEECRPAADASIVHGHWTERNRRPAIHEHRVGLDTGAGFAYGRLTAAAFHEDRVEILP; encoded by the coding sequence ATGGACAGCATCATCTATGCCCTCGGCGACATCCACGGCTGCTCCGACCTGCTCCGAGAGCGCCTGCATGCCATTCACGCCCACGCCGCCGGGCATGGCATCTTCCGCCCGCGCCTGGTTCTGCTCGGCGACTACGGCGATCGCGGGCCGGACACCAAGGGCGTGCTGGACATCCTCACGGGACCCGAGTCCTCCTGCTTCGACCTCGTTCCCCTGCTGGGCAATCACGACGCCGCGCTGATCGCCATCCTGCGGGGCGGTGATCCGTCAGCGGACTGGCTGCACGAAGAGGGCGGTCACGCGACGATGGACAGCTACGGCCCATGCCTGCGATCGAGGAACTTGCGGATCGCCGCTCGAAAGCTCCGGGAGGCCGTTCCGGCCGCCCACAGGGTCTTCCTTTCCGATTTGCACCTGTCCTGGCGGTGCGGCCGGTGGTTCTTCTGCCACGCAGGCATCGACCCTGCTCTTCCGCTCGATGAACAATCGCATTCCGCCCTGGTGTACGGGCATCCCGGCTGGATCGCCTGCATGCGGTCCGCAGCCGGCGAGGAATGCCGCCCCGCCGCTGATGCATCCATCGTGCATGGGCACTGGACCGAGCGGAATAGGCGTCCGGCCATCCACGAGCACCGTGTCGGCCTCGACACCGGAGCAGGCTTCGCCTACGGACGGCTCACCGCCGCCGCATTCCACGAAGACCGCGTCGAGATCCTGCCCTAA
- a CDS encoding site-specific integrase, producing the protein MTDTSLPAVLETEIFGPVSIPGSMAMTTELAAVVERAAELSRQSRAPNTRRAYRSAWKQYAAWCARFGFEPLGADPAIVALHLSDISKRLAVSTVQLRLAAIISAHRLLGLQLDGRHHAIASVLGGAIREKGKAPTRQAKPVRTSVLHRLAAACPDTHVGIRDRAMLLLGFGAACRRSELVALRINDVRLEERGAIVTIRRSKTDQAGEGAVVAIHGSDDPIDDVRVALAEWLAIRGRSTHARRGVPLSDDERAGEAHLFCALSKTGRPLGRKLSDYAVVRMIKEAALRANIDPEGYSGHSLRSGLATSASADGASLAEIMDQGRWRSVDMAKRYVRDEEVWKNAASKALVGRRTKDGE; encoded by the coding sequence ATGACGGACACTTCGCTTCCCGCCGTGCTGGAGACCGAGATCTTCGGACCGGTGTCCATTCCCGGCTCCATGGCCATGACCACGGAGCTTGCGGCCGTGGTCGAGCGCGCGGCCGAGCTGTCCCGCCAATCCCGCGCCCCCAACACGCGACGAGCCTACCGCTCCGCCTGGAAGCAATACGCGGCCTGGTGCGCACGGTTCGGCTTCGAGCCGCTGGGCGCGGACCCTGCCATCGTGGCGCTCCACCTCTCGGACATCTCCAAGCGCCTGGCCGTCTCCACCGTGCAGCTCCGCCTCGCGGCCATCATCTCGGCGCACCGCCTGCTCGGACTCCAGCTCGACGGTCGCCACCATGCCATCGCCTCCGTCCTGGGCGGCGCCATCCGGGAGAAGGGAAAGGCCCCGACCCGGCAGGCCAAGCCGGTCCGCACATCCGTCCTCCACCGGCTGGCCGCAGCCTGTCCGGACACGCATGTCGGCATCCGGGATCGGGCCATGCTCCTGCTCGGCTTCGGAGCCGCCTGCCGCCGGTCCGAACTGGTGGCGCTGCGCATCAATGACGTCCGACTCGAAGAGCGCGGCGCCATCGTCACCATCCGGCGCTCCAAGACGGATCAGGCGGGCGAAGGGGCCGTCGTGGCCATCCATGGCTCCGACGATCCGATCGACGACGTGCGGGTCGCGCTGGCGGAATGGCTGGCCATCCGAGGGCGAAGCACGCACGCACGCCGCGGCGTCCCGCTGTCGGACGACGAACGCGCCGGAGAAGCCCACCTGTTCTGCGCGCTGTCGAAGACCGGGCGACCGCTGGGCCGCAAGCTGTCCGACTACGCCGTGGTGCGGATGATCAAGGAGGCGGCGCTGCGGGCGAACATAGATCCCGAGGGATATTCCGGGCACTCCCTACGCTCCGGCCTCGCCACCAGCGCCTCGGCCGATGGCGCCAGCCTCGCCGAGATCATGGACCAGGGACGCTGGCGTTCGGTCGACATGGCCAAGCGTTATGTGCGGGACGAGGAAGTGTGGAAGAATGCCGCCTCGAAGGCTCTCGTGGGCAGGCGGACGAAGGACGGCGAATGA
- a CDS encoding ParA family protein, translating to MTASVQKRLLVAGPKGGIGKTTLARNIAVAAALDGLAVATLDLDAQRSLTKWYGKRPVDMTPITHYEGEMVVEDVQDAMAGISGFDLVVIDTPPSIEDHPEAFRVLVAAADLILVPTGQSDDDLDSVRPWMRFIRKTSTDAAFILNRVNPRTRSFTEAKSILVSDGRVCPIEIPAYDDVAATSSYGIGILELKGAKGREYVAGVWNFTRAELGIGGPA from the coding sequence ATGACCGCATCCGTTCAGAAGAGGCTCCTCGTCGCCGGACCGAAGGGCGGCATCGGCAAGACCACGCTGGCCCGAAACATCGCGGTAGCCGCCGCGCTGGACGGCCTGGCCGTCGCCACGCTGGATCTCGACGCCCAGCGCAGCCTCACCAAGTGGTATGGCAAGAGGCCGGTCGATATGACGCCGATCACCCACTACGAGGGCGAGATGGTCGTAGAGGATGTGCAGGACGCCATGGCCGGGATCTCCGGTTTCGATCTCGTCGTCATCGACACGCCACCCTCCATCGAGGACCACCCCGAGGCCTTCCGCGTCCTGGTGGCCGCCGCGGATCTCATCCTCGTGCCCACGGGCCAGAGCGACGACGACCTCGACAGCGTGCGCCCCTGGATGCGCTTCATCCGCAAGACAAGCACCGACGCAGCCTTCATCCTGAACCGGGTCAATCCCAGGACCCGCAGCTTCACCGAGGCGAAGTCCATCCTCGTGTCGGACGGACGCGTGTGCCCCATCGAGATCCCGGCCTACGACGACGTGGCCGCCACCAGCTCCTACGGCATCGGCATCCTCGAGCTCAAGGGCGCGAAGGGGAGGGAATACGTCGCCGGCGTCTGGAACTTCACCCGGGCGGAACTTGGCATCGGAGGCCCGGCATGA
- a CDS encoding DNA cytosine methyltransferase, whose amino-acid sequence MLHLAYASLGDHRGRKRLWLEGRKLEDAGFAPAIRYDACIDEEAKTIRLVRKDDGSRIVSRKSKGGKDIPLIDLANAVLDRAMRNIGRVRVSYDAGTIEISVHPFDRMGAERAAKLDEIRRTRTVRTGGICTGAGILDAAVHEGLAEAGLDPSAAFAIEIDERYQDAMMRNNRAMDGACTVLGSLDEAEPELLPEASIIVAGIPCTAASLAGRAKKGAGIPERDPDVGHLIVPFLSIVKHVAPLAVILENVLPYRTTASYLMACTMLERWGYRLHETDLHGQDFGALERRSRMCLLAVDPALPSDLLDGIREGHASLEEARTMGDALNHFAPDDPAWRDISYLARKEERDLADGHGFRRQLVSPQDGSVGVIGRGYSKWRSTEPMIPHPTKPGFARLLTPAEHARCKGVDPSLLDGAAPTTAHEMLGQSVIPAAFRAVGAALGRAILKGRAAPVRQNDLPLFAGLRSHAA is encoded by the coding sequence ATGCTCCATCTCGCCTACGCCTCGCTCGGCGATCACAGGGGACGCAAGCGTCTGTGGCTCGAAGGCCGCAAGCTGGAGGATGCCGGCTTCGCCCCGGCCATCCGCTACGACGCCTGCATCGACGAGGAAGCGAAGACCATCCGCCTGGTGAGGAAGGACGACGGCTCCCGCATCGTGTCCCGGAAGAGCAAGGGAGGGAAGGACATTCCCCTCATCGACCTCGCCAACGCCGTCCTCGATCGCGCCATGCGCAACATCGGCCGAGTGCGCGTCTCCTACGATGCCGGCACCATCGAGATCTCCGTCCATCCCTTCGATCGGATGGGCGCGGAACGCGCGGCGAAGCTCGACGAGATCCGCAGGACCAGAACCGTCCGCACCGGCGGCATCTGCACGGGGGCCGGCATCCTCGATGCGGCGGTCCATGAGGGACTGGCGGAGGCAGGGCTCGATCCGTCGGCGGCATTCGCCATAGAGATCGACGAACGCTACCAGGACGCCATGATGCGGAACAACCGCGCCATGGACGGAGCCTGCACGGTCCTCGGCAGCCTCGATGAAGCGGAACCGGAACTGCTGCCCGAGGCGTCCATCATCGTGGCTGGGATTCCCTGCACGGCGGCATCGCTGGCCGGGCGCGCCAAGAAGGGCGCAGGAATCCCGGAGAGGGATCCGGATGTCGGGCACCTCATCGTCCCGTTCCTGTCCATCGTGAAGCATGTCGCGCCGCTGGCCGTCATCCTCGAGAATGTCCTGCCCTACCGCACAACGGCCTCCTACCTCATGGCCTGCACGATGCTGGAGCGCTGGGGATACAGGCTCCACGAGACCGACCTGCACGGGCAGGACTTCGGCGCCCTTGAGCGCCGCTCCCGCATGTGCCTGCTCGCCGTCGATCCGGCGTTGCCCTCCGATCTGCTCGACGGCATCCGGGAAGGCCATGCCTCGCTGGAGGAAGCACGCACCATGGGCGACGCCCTCAACCATTTCGCTCCGGATGATCCGGCGTGGCGGGACATCTCCTACCTCGCCCGCAAGGAGGAAAGGGATCTGGCGGACGGGCACGGCTTCCGTCGGCAGCTCGTTTCCCCGCAGGACGGCAGCGTGGGCGTCATCGGGCGCGGCTATTCGAAATGGCGCTCCACCGAGCCGATGATTCCGCACCCGACCAAGCCGGGCTTCGCCCGTCTGCTCACGCCAGCAGAACATGCCCGGTGCAAGGGAGTGGATCCGTCGCTCCTCGATGGAGCGGCCCCGACGACGGCGCATGAGATGCTGGGCCAGAGCGTCATCCCGGCAGCGTTCCGCGCCGTGGGCGCAGCGCTTGGACGCGCGATCCTCAAGGGTAGGGCCGCACCTGTTCGCCAGAACGATCTGCCTCTCTTCGCAGGGCTCCGCAGCCACGCGGCCTGA
- a CDS encoding ATP-grasp domain-containing protein, which produces MARLQILWRPIADHLGVPIERMEDAEWERRRHCEAVARHRALFPGVHEDAAQDFEDWHESVARLHAAVATGLPVFLLDRTGGSDPCAITGAVNAAVEDFDPEAPCLHLGTFIRGETLLPIACDDEMRRGFPEGQGTRARREQIAWPVDADARLPDGYPELRAFRDRAGRRVAFCGIPDQEAPKCVVRNDIAAIASEWAREGDVDALIKLVRPAKDYAPMPVRIPQGASREEADHAILLAMEWAYERAAGLPDALLLQDRIPMRDEYRVIVVDGRAVAGAGCIERFAPPSRIGSGPFDPQVEGIRGSGCIRGDPALVARYAAFAEEAAEDIAREAPLWGGYTLDLAQDEEGRVLVVEMNPLMNFGLYAMDAEAVVHALMEAAERRAGIR; this is translated from the coding sequence ATGGCACGACTGCAGATCCTCTGGCGCCCGATCGCCGACCATCTCGGCGTTCCCATCGAGAGGATGGAAGACGCCGAATGGGAAAGGCGGAGGCATTGCGAGGCCGTCGCCAGGCACCGGGCCCTGTTCCCCGGCGTCCATGAGGATGCCGCCCAGGATTTCGAGGACTGGCACGAGAGCGTCGCCCGTCTCCACGCCGCCGTGGCGACCGGCCTTCCCGTGTTCCTCCTCGACAGGACAGGGGGAAGCGATCCGTGCGCCATCACCGGGGCGGTCAATGCCGCCGTGGAGGACTTCGACCCCGAAGCGCCTTGCCTCCATCTCGGAACCTTCATCCGGGGAGAGACCCTGCTTCCCATCGCCTGCGACGACGAGATGCGCCGGGGATTCCCGGAAGGGCAGGGGACCCGCGCCCGCAGGGAGCAGATCGCCTGGCCCGTGGATGCCGATGCCCGCCTTCCCGACGGCTACCCCGAACTGCGGGCGTTCCGGGACAGGGCAGGGCGCCGCGTCGCCTTCTGCGGCATCCCCGATCAGGAAGCGCCGAAATGCGTCGTGAGGAACGACATCGCCGCCATCGCCTCCGAGTGGGCGAGGGAAGGGGATGTGGATGCCCTCATCAAGCTGGTGCGACCTGCCAAGGACTACGCCCCCATGCCGGTCCGCATCCCGCAGGGCGCGAGCCGCGAGGAAGCCGACCACGCCATCCTGCTGGCGATGGAGTGGGCCTACGAGCGGGCCGCTGGACTTCCCGACGCGCTGCTCCTGCAGGACCGCATCCCCATGAGGGACGAATACCGGGTGATCGTGGTCGATGGGCGCGCCGTCGCAGGGGCGGGATGCATCGAACGCTTCGCGCCGCCAAGCCGCATCGGCTCCGGACCCTTCGACCCTCAGGTGGAGGGAATACGGGGAAGCGGATGCATCCGAGGCGATCCCGCCCTGGTGGCGCGCTACGCCGCCTTCGCCGAGGAAGCCGCGGAGGACATCGCCAGGGAAGCGCCCCTCTGGGGCGGCTATACGCTGGACCTCGCCCAGGACGAAGAGGGGAGGGTGCTTGTCGTGGAGATGAACCCCCTCATGAACTTCGGCCTCTACGCCATGGATGCCGAGGCCGTGGTCCATGCGCTCATGGAAGCCGCCGAGCGGCGCGCCGGAATCCGATAG